Proteins from a single region of Arctopsyche grandis isolate Sample6627 chromosome 1, ASM5162203v2, whole genome shotgun sequence:
- the LOC143919320 gene encoding tRNA endonuclease ANKZF1-like produces the protein MGDSSTTVAVAASAAPSGSTNSCRLYEAETFSRLLGGLKVAACMISDSPPIVDEASVVREAESINENRSGQGGGCSSCSAGPFESRAQQIAHYKHHWHTYNLRRRLLGRPALTLLQFNARDDDESVSDSESDTEIAISKGDKEVSDLFLAATRHCRAYFTNIDGRVLSVYRCLLHHKKEWIGGDGKGDKWVEACKGLCNSGGWAVIMCAGGHFAGGIFRGDSGIALKHKTLHSYVTRRGQGKAQGTRDARGNAPKSAGASLRRYNQEQFAQHVQEVLTSWKDDLAACSLILYRAVGPLNKASIFGAGSPLYRQDLRLRTLPFPTRRPSYKEIQRAYSILATIEIYESFEVFQKTFGSTNNPSTNSVPDRATGRKAQKCSPQKIDRAKSRETTLRPTPGAVISSEDEVPCYDQSMGLPNWTKTLAKHSNLKNPIIKKSEESESDDEVKLVTAMTEINMKDSLQEFDNSLKKKTKKKSRRAKTTNMGSNVEQNNLVNKSDNKKDYQADNNKTKSQISNSKVPKVPTVVRKLWESLIGDNIDFNNLLNMWDAPISLEDSLNFQDPVDGNTILHKAAIAELPSIVMKLMELGADPCYKNLLLQTPYCVTCHQETRVAFRLFQGLHPKKYQYAKANIPGPLTPETIDQEKEKKAMQKKLKRQKDKEKQQEKIKTNKFLELNDKQKLSSAQENRCFTCGGQISSMPFSYENYKFCNIKCLQHHRNARPLNLSTQ, from the exons ATGGGGGACTCGTCAACAACTGTCGCTGTTGCGGCTTCTGCAGCCCCATCAGGGTCCACCAACTCCTGCAGACTTTATGAAGCCGAGACATTTTCTCGTCTTCTGGGGGGACTAAAAGTGGCCGCTTGCATGATATCCGATTCGCCACCAATTG TTGATGAAGCAAGTGTTGTGCGAGAAGCCGAATCCATCAATGAAAATCGTTCTGGTCAAGGTGGTGGTTGCTCTTCGTGTAGCGCTGGACCATTCGAATCTAGAGCTCAACAAATTGCTCACTATAAACATCATTGGCATACTTATAATTTAAGACGTCGGTTACTTGGTCGACCTGCACTCACATTATTACAGTTCAATGCAAGAGATg ATGACGAAAGTGTCAGTGATAGCGAATCGGATACCGAAATCGCTATTTCGAAAGGTGATAAAGAGGTTTCAGATTTGTTCTTGGCTGCAACTCGTCATTGTCGTGCCTACTTTACGAACATCGATGGTCGCGTTTTGTCCGTGTATAGATGCCTATTGCATCACAAAAAG GAATGGATTGGTGGAGACGGAAAAGGTGATAAATGGGTAGAAGCTTGTAAAGGGTTATGTAATAGTGGAGGTTGGGCCGTAATTATGTGTGCCGGAGGTCATTTTGCTGGTGGGATATTTAGAGGAGATAGTGGAATAGCTCTTAA ACATAAGACACTTCATTCATATGTGACACGGCGTGGTCAAGGCAAGGCTCAAGGAACTCGGGACGCCAGAGGTAATGCCCCAAAATCTGCAGGTGCTTCTCTTAGAAGATATAATCAAGAACAGTTTGCTCAG catGTACAAGAAGTGTTGACTAGTTGGAAAGACGATTTAGCTGCATGTTCTCTAATTCTCTATAGAGCAGTCGGACCTTTAAATAAAGCTAGTATTTTTGGAGCTGGCTCTCCACTATATCGTCAAGATCTCCGTTTGAGAACACTCCCGTTCCCCACCCGTAGACCGTCATATAAAGAAATTCAACGGGCTTACAGTATTCTTGCAACAATTGAAATTTATG AAAGTTTCGAAGTATTTCAAAAAACCTTTGGATCCACGAACAATCCTTCAACTAACTCTGTTCCCGATAGGGCTACTGGCAGGAAAGCCCAAAAATGTAGTCCTCAAAAGATTGACCGGGCTAAATCTAGAGAAACGACATTGCGACCTACTCCTGGTGCCGTTATTTCGAGTGAAGATGAGGTTCCGTGTTATGATCAATCTATGGGTCTTCCTAATTGGACAAAAACGTTAGCTAAACACAGCAATTTGAAAAATCCCATTATAAAAAAGTCTGAGGAATCTGAATCTGATGACGAAGTAAAATTGGTAACTGCTATGACCGAGATTAATATGAAGGATTCCTTACAAGAATTTGACAATTCCTTGAAAAAGAAAACCAAGAAAAAATCAAGGAGGGCTAAAACGACCAATATGGGCTCAAATGTTGAACAAAATAATTTGGTTAATAAATCTGATAATAAGAAGGATTATCAGGCtgataacaataaaacaaaaagtcAAATTTCTAATAGCAAAGTTCCTAAAGTACCCACAGTTGTTCGTAAG CTTTGGGAATCTTTAATAGGAGATAATATCGATTTTAATAATCTTTTGAATATGTGGGATGCGCCTATTTCACTGGAGGATTCACTGAATTTTCAAGACCCTGTTGATGGCAATACTATTTTGCATAAAGCAGCTATTGCAGAATTACCAAGTATAGTCAT GAAATTAATGGAACTAGGAGCCGATCCTTGTTATAAAAATTTGCTGTTACAAACACCATATTGCGTTACATGCCATCAGGAAACACGTGTTGCTTTTAGATTATTTCAAGGTCTTCATCCGAAAAAGTATCAATATGCCAAG gcaAATATTCCTGGGCCACTTACCCCTGAAACAATAGATcaagaaaaggaaaaaaaagcaATGCAAAAGAAATTAAAACGACAAAAAGATAAAGAAAAGCAACaggaaaaaatcaaaacaaataaatttttagaaCTTAACGATAAACAAAAG TTGTCATCAGCTCAGGAAAATAGATGTTTCACCTGCGGTGGACAGATAAGTTCAATGCCTTTTTCTTatgaaaattacaaattttgtaACATAAAATGTTTGCAACATCACAGAAATGCGCGTCCTTTGAATCTGTCCACGCAATAA
- the LOC143912574 gene encoding irregular chiasm C-roughest protein, with translation MLALRKCIHSVALIWIATLTHGLQKFIETPSPTEVSPDKDVLIRCKVQNRRGSCSWQKDNKPVGTHAGKYEWAGGAAGGSGGGEDCSLWIRSASLQLDDGLWQCQVTASSYDAQDALSSPPATVSVRVAPQPPRMLQSGSPLPPGRTLSTVQGVRTSVLCESRYGNPPASITWFIDDEPISAWSQTNSSEVERPRVWAARSAVEIVGARSLHGRRLACRALHAAYPDPGYKDATAVLDVTFPPIVSISGVENADSLEEGNGGALALRCRAEGNPPPTAWWTRSSPRPLPTSNPTDTLLLAPLTRNHSGTYMCQAKNSLGESDPVSTEIDVKYPARVLWVGPEPSVQATLFTRVVLECRAEGNPQPRYLWTHAPLEATDAEGGMPVGRDSMLVLHNVTYRQQGSYRCTASNTIGGRERWHTADPVTMAVVGPPVGEREGEGGNAAAEARLGSDARVSALVCAEPPPRKAAWHWGSLTLTVPAQIGRYRSAEPVRQGACYLYVLNVQSTTRQDARTYLLRVENERGATAHAAHLVLHETATIGPLAGAAVIIVALVIAIFCILRKCRNTKDKNDYSASELDGDKTEGLPADAVYSTRVYSPDALKVRRAALVLQPPTTV, from the exons ATGTTGGCTCTTCGAAAATGCATTCATAGCGTCGCATTGATATGGATTGCAACATTGACTC ATGGTTTGCAGAAATTCATAGAAACACCTTCACCAACTGAGGTTAGTCCTGATAAAGACGTTTTGATTCGGTGTAAAGTTCAAAACCGCAGAGGATCTTGCTCCTGGCAAAAAGACAACAAG cCTGTGGGTACGCATGCTGGAAAATACGAATGGGCTGGCGGAGCAGCAGGTGGATCGGGAGGCGGAGAAGACTGCTCCCTGTGGATCAGATCTGCTTCTTTACAATTAGACGACGGTTTGTGGCAATGTCAAGTCACCGCAAGTTCTTATGATGCTCAg GATGCTCTATCCAGTCCACCAGCAACTGTTTCTGTAAGGGTTGCACCGCAACCACCTAGGATGCTGCAAAGCGGATCTCCTTTACCACCAGGAAGGACTTTATCAACGGTGCAAGGTGTACGCACGTCTGTTCTTTGCGAATCGCGCTATGGAAATCCACCAGCCTCCATTACATGGTTTATAG ATGATGAGCCTATCAGCGCTTGGAGTCAAACCAACTCCTCGGAAGTAGAACGGCCAAGAGTTTGGGCAGCTAGATCTGCAGTAGAAATTGTAGGCGCTCGTTCACTTCACGGAAGAAGACTTGCATGTCGTGCTTTACATGCTGCGTATCCTGATCCTGGATATAAAGATGCCACTGCTGTGCTCGATGTTACAT TTCCTCCAATCGTAAGCATATCTGGTGTGGAAAATGCAGACTCATTGGAAGAGGGTAACGGCGGTGCTTTAGCATTAAGATGTCGAGCTGAAGGTAATCCGCCACCGACTGCATGGTGGACGAGATCATCTCCTCGTCCCTTACCAACTTCAAACCCAACAGATACTTTGCTTCTAGCACCTCTCACTCGCAACCATTCCG gtacatatatgtgtcaAGCGAAAAACTCTTTAGGAGAATCTGATCCTGTGAGCACTGAAATAGACGTTAAAT ACCCAGCAAGAGTTTTATGGGTTGGACCGGAGCCATCGGTACAAGCAACTTTGTTTACACGGGTCGTTCTCGAGTGTAGAGCTGAAGGCAACCCCCAACCAAGATATTTATGGACACATGC ACCTTTAGAGGCAACTGACGCTGAAGGCGGTATGCCAGTGGGAAGAGATTCTATGTTGGTTTTGCATAACGTTACCTACAGGCAACAAGGATCGTATCGATGCACAGCTTCGAATACAATTGGAGGTAGGGAGCGTTGGCATACAGCAGATCCTGTGACCATGGCTGTG GTGGGTCCTCCTGTAGGAGAGCGAGAAGGTGAAGGAGGAAATGCAGCCGCAGAAGCTAGGTTAGGATCTGATGCAAGAGTATCAGCTTTGGTGTGTGCTGAACCACCCCCACGTAAAGCAGCCTGGCACTGGGGTAGTCTAACATTGACTGTACCAGCGCAGATAG GTCGATACAGATCAGCAGAGCCTGTAAGACAAGGCGCCTGTTATTTATATGTGCTTAACGTTCAAAGCACTACCCGTCAAGATGCTCGTACTTATTTGTTAAGAGTGGAAAATGAAAGAGGTGCCACGGCACATGCTGCTCATCTTGTACTACATG AAACTGCTACGATAGGTCCTCTTGCAGGAGCAGCGGTAATTATAGTTGCATTAGTGATAGCAATCTTCTGCATATTGCGAAAATGCAGAAACACCaaag ATAAAAATGATTACAGTGCATCTGAATTAGACGG GGATAAAACAGAAGGACTGCCTGCTGATGCAGTGTATTCAACCAGGGTCTACTCCCCTGATGCCCTCAAGGTGCGGAGGGCAGCACTCGTTCTTCAGCCTCCAACCACAGTGTGA